The DNA sequence AATAATGATATTATaccataatattaatattaaaatttaattttattatattaatatttatataatatactataatatttttatgtaatattattatagaagtacaaaatttataaaatattactAATATTATGAttgtaaaaaaattatattacgaTGCAATATTATAATATACAGGATTATCATATTATAAATACAATACAGTaacataattaatataatatagagTAATACAATATAATACTTTTTGTACTACTAAAAtcattatgttattttatgctAGTAGtgctatatataatatattaatttgtTATACTACaacaattatataatataagagataatataaattaatttttttggataaacTGGCCGCTCACACTAACTTCGCGGGAGCATTGCCAATAGAGTCACAAGTCAAAATACTCCACAATGGTGGATGAACAGGTACACAATGAGTCTACAAAATCTCTCCAGAGTGATGAGCAACAAATGAGGCGACCCAATCAGTAACTCTATTCGCCTTTCAGAACATATAGCCAACCTGAAACACAGCACATTCCTGTAATAACCGTTTGACATCCTCTAGAAGTAGATGTTTGAAGACTTCCGGCCTCTCCCGTAGAATCTATTCTACCATCTTTAGTGAGTCTCCCTCCAAGATGGTGCACCGGGCCTACAAAACTTGCCTCGCATAGGAGACACCCTCCCATACTGTCTTGAGCTCCGCTCTTAGAACAGATGACTCGAAGGTGCGTCGTCTACCTGCCACGATCAGTCTGGATAATGGATATATAAGCTTAATGTGCGACCAAACAATGAGCATAAAATGGCTCGATTGGATGTAACTTGAAAAttaattttcaaagaaaaaaagatgttATTTAAAAGTGTAAAATTAATATGGGATAGTTTGATTGGCCTAGCCTGTTTCAAATTTACATAGCAATTTGTACCCTTAaggtattattttatattctgtTTCCTTTAACATCAGGTGACAGTTTGATATCGCATCATTGAATATGTCtagctttttttatttttctttgcgGAAGGGGAGTATGCACCTGGCTCTACCGTACGGTGGCGCATCCATCAATCAGGACAGACGGACGGTCCTTGATCGGCATACGGACTCCCATAAACCTTTGCTCTCTCTCGCGCAGGCGCTTCTCGCCCCATTTGCGGAACGGCGGCGATACGACCTGCGATTCGATTCGTCGATCCAGCTTCTCCTTCGACGCTCGACAAGGTTAGCTCTTCCAAACCCTAGCAtcatcctttttcttctctctgaaATTGTTGGTTTTGATGCGAGTTAAGAGCTACGGATTGGTTGCTAGGGTTTTGTGATCGTTGATTTGTATGAGTGAGAGTCTTTTAACATCAGGAGGAATCCAAATTTTCGGTGttctttttcttgattgttTTTTCCACGATATCTCGGGATTAGCTTTTTTGAGAAGATCGTGGCCGATTAGACTCGTTCATTTCTAGTTCTCTCCTCCCTCAATTTTATTGCTTGATTTGGATGCTAGGTTTTTCAGTTCAAGCTTTATCGATGCCAAATATATCACGCTCTAATCAATAGAACGGTGTGATTTCGATTGCTACGgggttatttcttttttctttgttttaacGAAGTTTTTCCTGTTGGCGGTAGGCTATCTTCTGAATTAAAAGGTGCCATATGGTCACTCCCTTTTGAGATGCTAAACTTCCTCAGCTCTGTGATTCTATGGAATGCATTTTCATTGGTTATCTTGTGCACTGTTTAGAGTTGGATTTAGTAAACCCCACTTCCAATTTCTCGAGCATAACCTCAATCTCTTTTTAGTTCTTTTTATATTGTTATTCTTCCCCAAACCAAGGTAATACATGTTCTTCCCCAAACCAAGTAAAAAAAGAttgcatttttttatgaaatggcTGATTATAACACTGCTGTTGCTCTTGTCTAGGGTTTCTGGAGGTTTTAGCGTTATATCTACTGTGTGGGATTGATGGCGGAACACTTGGCTTCGATCTTTGGTACTGAGAAGGATAGGGTCAACTGCCCGTTCTACTTCAAGATTGGGGCATGCCGCCATGGCGACAGGTGCTCCCGTCTCCACAACCGCCCGACAATATCCCCAACCCTTCTCCTGTCCAACATGTATCAGCGTCCTGACATGATAACCCCAGGAATTGATGCCCAGGGCCAGCAAATAGAACCCCAAAAGATCCAGGAACACTTTGAGGACTTTTATGAGGATATTTTTGAGGAGCTCAGCAAGTTTGGTGAGATTGAGTGCCTAAATGTCTGTGATAACCTTGCTGACCACATGATCGGGAATGTCTACGTCCAGTTcagagaagaagaacaagcgGCTGCAGCTGTTAAGGCCCTTCAAGGCCGGTTCTACTCAGGCCGCCCGATAATTGTGGACTTCTCCCCAGTGACTGACTTTCGGGAAGCCACTTGCCGGCAGTTTGAGGAGAACAGCTGCAACCGTGGTGGGTATTGCAATTTTATGCATGTGAAGCAGATCGGTAAGGAGTTGAGGAGGAAGCTATTTGGGCAGTCTCGGAGGTCTCGTAGGAGCAGGAGCCGTAGTCAAAGTCCTAGCCAATACTTTCGGAGGGACTATCGTGATAGAGACTACCGTGACCGTGGGGATTACTATGGGAGTGGGCGGAGGAGTGGAGACAGGCATGGGAAGTATGAGAACAATGGGGGAAGGCGGCGACATGGGAGCCCCAGGCGGACAAGGAGCCCAGTGAGAGAAGGAAGTGAGGAACGGAGGGCTAGGATCGAGCAGTGGAAtcgggaaagagaggagaggcaTGCATGATTCAGGTTGAATTTCTTGCAGTATCTTGTTTACCATTTCTATTTATAGGTGACCTAGGCGAGGAGTTATGTTTGGCCTTCTGCTTTTATTGTGAAAACACTTTGTGGTCCAGACATTTTAATTGCACTCCTTGAACCTTAAAAATGGTCTCTCTAATCTTGATGTTTGAATGAGAACCTGGATCTTGTGTATTCGATTAAATTTCTGTTTGGTTTGCCATGATCTGCTGAATTATTATTCATCTACATGTATCAGGTGTAGTATCTAACCAATTTTTCTGCTATATCTTCATGAATTTGTTAGGCGTGTTGTGAGATGCTTCTGTGAATTTTTGATTCTGTTTATTTCTTTTAATGTattgatttgtttttttagtCAATGACAGTTAATGGGGAAAATGGCATATGTCAGATAATTGTAGTTCTGAATCAATTATTAACAATTGTTTGATCCTGTTGTTGAATGTCAAACAACCGAAATTCAAGCAGGAAAAGAGTGATACTGGTTTTCCTCTTCTACAGTCTGAACGTATGTATAAAGAGCCATGTGTAGTTTGAAGCCAAAAAAGTTTCACTGTGCTGGCAAGTTTGATGAGCATCACATAGATGAGTAGATTGTCTGACATTTATACTATCAATTTGGTAGTACATAATTCCAAAGTTTTAGCGATACCAATTTTATTCCTTCTTCCAAATTTCTTACATTAGCAGTTGGGTATCTATTAAAGTACCTGTACAGCAGCCCAACAAAAAGGTTTTGGTTAGttttatataatattcaaaTTTCCTTGGGTTGGTCATTTGGCACATGTCAAACATGTGatgcattcaaaaaaaatattataaattggCTGAACAGTAGGGGGTGGATTATGAGTCTAAATGTTTTCTGATACTGTTATAATTCATGCATACAGATATAAGGTACTAGGCAGGTATTATGGGCCAGAATAGGTTGTTCATGACTTAATGTGGGAGTTATTAGGCTTACTGTTTGCAGAAGTCTGAAGAGAACTTATGAAATCTTGGGTTGTTAAACGATCTATATTGAGGTTCAAAAGGCTGCATATTTGTGAGGATCAGATTGGAGGATGATTTGTTTCGAGATGTTGCATGCTGTTTTTTTGAGGGTAAAACAAGATGTTATATACTTAGTTGAGCTTTTCGTCCTTTTAATGCCAGACGGTTTTTGTTGGAGGTGCGATGATTGATTCACTAGGCATTTGTTTCATGTGATAAGCTTTATAATCTCGCATAATATAATTGCATCAGAAGTTTAAAGTACAATTTTGAACAACTGGATTCAGAGATAGAAGGGTAAACACGTTAAATATCAACTGCCATCTTCAGAAGATAGGCGTAATGCTTTGGTATGGGATGTTTTTAGCCTTTTGTTGGATTTTGCCCACATCTAAGTTTGTACATTCTCAGACTGTTTGGTGGTGCTATAGAATCTTCTTTATATAgcagcctttttttttcttttgagttcTTAGCTGTGTTATTTCAAA is a window from the Phoenix dactylifera cultivar Barhee BC4 unplaced genomic scaffold, palm_55x_up_171113_PBpolish2nd_filt_p 000046F, whole genome shotgun sequence genome containing:
- the LOC103711712 gene encoding splicing factor U2af small subunit B-like, with product MAEHLASIFGTEKDRVNCPFYFKIGACRHGDRCSRLHNRPTISPTLLLSNMYQRPDMITPGIDAQGQQIEPQKIQEHFEDFYEDIFEELSKFGEIECLNVCDNLADHMIGNVYVQFREEEQAAAAVKALQGRFYSGRPIIVDFSPVTDFREATCRQFEENSCNRGGYCNFMHVKQIGKELRRKLFGQSRRSRRSRSRSQSPSQYFRRDYRDRDYRDRGDYYGSGRRSGDRHGKYENNGGRRRHGSPRRTRSPVREGSEERRARIEQWNREREERHA